From the genome of Anopheles moucheti chromosome 3, idAnoMoucSN_F20_07, whole genome shotgun sequence, one region includes:
- the LOC128300902 gene encoding glycine receptor subunit alpha-2-like, which produces MRCIYIASLIWVFELCLPARTATSNYQYEKGTEYDKNVKPGALTDVSVSLYINRISGVDENKEEISFDVFLQITWVDTRIQPVASNSTSNNSWVGEYVELTKADRDMIWVPDLYIRQLREMKMLTLFEEISSLRLYLNSTISLSIGATIIIKCDMDFVLYPLDVQRCPVDFSSYKYPVKDLRFRWRSENALSFPNDFGDGFFRLPKYVVSFYTEQESQIVNYSDDNHSSARLEITLSREVKSYLLENYLPSTLFVSISWGSFVVVPEIVPGRMVLLVTTLLSLITMFDTVRNNSPDALELKCLEVWLISCTLFVFFALMEYFIVLFGIRYDKHWRVAKAQHASSIPPSITLQSAVTMAQSTMDTSINSATFQRENGLEHNTLKVSGSNKVQPQDHNSKATSASLSNIQDTVQSAQKVSSVMTRKRFRNVADVALLYAGSQRGRLDQLSLIIFPLSFLIFTISYWTMYLTESKKNFK; this is translated from the exons ATGCGTTGCATATACATAGCGAG TTTGATCTGGGTTTTCGAATTATGTCTCCCTGCGAGAACGGCCACTTCCAATTACCAATATGAAAAGGGCACCGAGTATGATAAAAACGTTAAGCCAG GAGCTCTCACGGATGTATCCGTATCGCTGTACATTAATCGAATATCAGGCGTGGATGAAAATAAGGAA GAAATATCATTCGATGTCTTCCTTCAAATCACTTGGGTAGATACCCGAATCCAGCCAGTGGCGAGCAATTCAACGTCGAACAATTCGTGGGTAGGCGAATACGTAGAACTGACGAAGGCCGATCGAGACATGATATGGGTTCCTGATCTCTACATACGACAGCTGCGGGAAATGAAGATGCTAACCTTGTTTGAAGAAATATCCAGTTTGCGATTATATTTAAACAGCACCATAAGTTTAAGCATTGG AGCTACCATCATCATAAAGTGTGACATGGACTTTGTGCTTTACCCATTGGATGTACAAAGATGTCCTGTCGATTTCAGCAGCT ATAAATATCCAGTGAAAGATTTAAGGTTCCGCTGGCGATCGGAAAATGCGCTTTCTTTCCCGAATGACTTTGGCGATGGATTTTTTCGGCTTCCAAAATATGTGGTTTCATTTTACACCGAGCAGGAGTCACAGATAGTCAATTACAGCGATG ATAATCATAGTTCAGCTAGATTAGAGATAACCCTATCAAGGGAAGTAAAGAGTTACCTGTTGGAGAACTATCTTCCATCCACGTTATTCGTTTCCATATCCTGGGGCTCCTTCGTAGTCGTTCCAGAAATTGTTCCAGGACGGATGGTGCTGCTAGTCACCACGCTGTTATCATTGATCACGATGTTCGATACGGTGCGGAATAACTCACCGGATGCGTTGGAACTGAAGTGCCTTGAA GTGTGGCTCATATCCTGCACTTTGTTTGTGTTCTTTGCGCTAATGGAGTACTTTATCGTGCTGTTCGGAATAAGATACGACAAGCACTGGCGTGTGGCCAAGGCTCAGCACGCCTCATCAATACCTCCTTCCATAACATTACAGTCGGCGGTGACGATGGCTCAAAGCACGATGGATACGTCG ATAAACTCCGCTACGTTTCAACGCGAGAATGGACTTGAGCATAATACTCTGAAGGTTTCTGGCAGCAACAAGGTTCAACCGCAAGATCACAACAGCAAGGCAACATCGGCTTCACTTAGTAATATACAGGACACTGTTCAAAGCGCCCAGAAAGTGTCGTCTGTGatgacacggaaaag GTTTCGCAACGTCGCGGATGTAGCACTTCTATACGCGGGCTCCCAGCGCGGCCGATTGGATCAGCTTTCTTTGATTATTTTCCCTCTCAGCTTTCTTATATTCACCATTTCATATTGGACCATGTATTTAACTGAATCTAAAAAAAATTTCAAGTAA
- the LOC128301955 gene encoding kinesin-like protein KIF23 — MKTMRQKTPLKIAPRSVIKSRGNSGNSLVKDPVQVYCRIRPPPCESDLICLRVTDAHTVVLTPPEIAINYKVANLKETQYIFKRVFDDTVRQHAVYTSVAQPLVESLIRGRNGLLFTYGVTGSGKTYTMTGDLQHRGIMPRCLDALFRTIADYQAKKYTFKSDRLNGFDILTEAEVLLERQTEMNAKLTKSSRKKDLDQEVASQASVEPSEISGIEEDNIYAVFINYVEVYNNCVYDLLEETTIQKTLQSKMVREDAHHNMFVHGVTEVEVKSVEEALELFQIGQKRKRMGHTILNAESSRSHSVFTIRLVQAPIDVQGEHVVQDRNAITVSQLSLVDLAGSERTNRTGNTGQRLREAGNINNSLMTLRTCLEILRENQQTSGGKKVPYRDSKITHLFKNYFDGEGQVRMIVCVNPRAEDYDETAQVMKFAEMTQDVQIARPTPIKIDMGLTPGRRKANQLVKLALADMAERHQQHAPYVADSNVDRMDFDLGLVYSLEPFLCEMKLGTPESNELVRKLSEVLELRIQKRKLLGEDFNARQNRFRMNLHKLESENVSLRTENVSFKGVLAQSKQKITALENKIVIYESSIDDLNRRNRVLEERVRELQTQLNQKTQLVSQKEQEKERQRKKFTSKIAVESEKMNRELEIKLMEQKNKLQDEMRDKEERLRMVSEIIQGTPIARPRSSSVDKDFQKLELTPNVKSLVSAYVTPRVSRPGTAVANSRHRRSRSTGERWLEHRAANPVPLGTILQPYYSNSKSVTKLTDKDILAQKTNKYCLISQDADTEGEVETKLYKGDVIPTSGGGAQVVFNDVEFLKQFSPTKTPPNRKRSNNFVTPSAPPLSEIQNTNSKCSTAIEGHAEGQNKRSRH, encoded by the exons ATGAAGACGAT GCGTCAGAAAACTCCGCTGAAGATAGCGCCGAGATCGGTCATCAAAAGCCGTGGAAATTCTGGCAACAGCTTGGTAAAAGATCCTGTACAAGTCTACTGCCGGATTCGTCCGCCGCCTTGCGAATCCGATCTTATCTGTTTACGCGTCACCGATGCTCATACAGTCGTTTTGACGCCTCCGGAAATAGCAATTAACTACAAGGTGGCTAATCTGAAGGAAACGCAGTACatttttaagcgcgttttcgaCGATACTGTCCGTCAGCATGCGGTATATACGTCAGTCGCTCAACCGCTGGTAGAATCATTAATTCGTGGCCGAAATGGATTGCTGTTCACTTACGGCGTTACCGGGAGCGGCAAAACGTACACCATGACCGGAGATCTACAACATCGTGGAATCATGCCGCGTTGCTTGGATGCACTGTTTCGCACTATTGCTGATTATCAAGCAAAGAAGTACACATTTAAATCGGATCGACTGAATGGCTTCGATATTCTTACCGAGGCAGAGGTATTGCTCGAGCGGCAAACAGAAATGAACGCGAAACTGACCAAATCTTCAAGAAAGAAGGATTTAGATCAAGAAGTGGCATCACAGGCTTCGGTGGAACCATCGGAAATAAGTGGTATTGAGGAGGACAACATCTACGCCGTATTCATAAATTATGTGGAGGTGTATAACAACTGTGTATACGATTTGTTGGAGGAAACCACTATACAGAA AACGTTGCAAAGCAAAATGGTCAGAGAAGACGCGCATCATAATATGTTTGTCCATGGTGTGACGGAGGTAGAAGTGAAATCGGTTGAAGAGGCGCTGGAACTGTTCCAGATTGGGCAAAAACGGAAGCGCATGGGACACACGATCCTTAATGCGGAATCGAGCCGTTCTCATTCCGTTTTCACGATTCGACTAGTTCAAGCTCCAATCGATGTGCAGGGAGAGCACGTCGTGCAGGACCGTAATGCCATCACCGTAAGTCAGCTTTCGTTGGTAGATTTGGCCGGAAGCGAGCGAACAAATCGAACGGGCAATACGGGGCAACGGCTGCGTGAAGCGGgtaacatcaacaatagcttGATGACGCTGCGAACTTGTTTGgaaattttgcgcgaaaatcAGCAGACTTCCGGTGGCAAGAAGGTACCATACCGAGATTCAAAAATTACCCATCTGTTCAAAAACTATTTTGATGGAGAGGGTCAAGTGCGCATGATTGTATGCGTAAATCCACGTGCAGAGGATTACGACGAAACGGCGCAAGTTATGAAGTTTGCCGAAATGACTCAGGACGTACAAATAGCGCGACCCACACCGATCAAAATTGACATGGGTCTTACGCCAGGCCGTCGTAAGGCTAACCAGCTGGTCAAGTTGGCTCTTGCGGACATGGCCGAAAGACATCAGCAACATGCACCGTACGTTGCCGATTCGAATGTCGATCGAATGGATTTCGACCTCGGACTGGTGTACAGTTTGGAACCGTTCCTGTGTGAGATGAAACTGGGCACACCGGAAAGCAATGAGCTAGTTCGAAAGCTATCTGAGGTGTTGGAATTAAGGATTCAAAAGCGTAAACTGTTGGGTGAAGATTTTAACGCTCGGCAAAATCGTTTCCGCATGAATTTACATAAACTGGAAAGCGAAAATGTGTCTTTGCGTACAGAAAACGTATCGTTCAAGGGCGTTCTTGCCCAAAGCAAGCAGAAAATTACCGCACTAGAGAACAAGATCGTGATTTACGAGAGTTCCATCGATGATTTGAATCGCCGCAATCGTGTGTTGGAAGAACGAGTACGGGAGCTGCAGACGCAACTGAATCAGAAAACTCAGCTTGTCAGCCAGAAGGAACAGGAAAAGGAACGTCAGCGAAAGAAGTTCACGTCTAAAATAGCAGTCGAATCGGAAAAGATGAACCGTGAACTGGAGATAAAACTGATGGAGCAAAAGAATAAACTGCAGGACGAAATGCGTGACAAAGAAGAGCGGCTTCGAATGGTTTCGGAGATCATTCAAGGAACACCGATAGCGCGACCTCGTTCAAGTAGTGTAGATAAAGATTTCCAGAAGCTAGAACTAACCCCCAATGTAAAGTCACTCGTTTCTGCTTATGTCACACCGCGAGTTTCGAGA CCCGGTACAGCAGTCGCAAATAGTAGACATCGTCGGTCTCGCTCAACTGGTGAACGCTGGCTGGAACATCGTGCTGCCAATCCCGTTCCGCTGGGAACCATCCTGCAGCCGTACTATAGCAACTCAAAATCTGTTACCAAACTCACCGATAAAGACATCCTCGCGCAGAAGACCAACAAATATTGCTTGATTTCGCAAGACGCCGACACTGAGGGTGAAGTGGAGACGAAACTGTACAAGGGCGACGTTATTCCGACCAGTGGCGGAGGAGCGCAGGTGGTCTTCAACGATGTGGAGTTCCTGAAACAATTCTCCCCCACGAAGACACCCCCAAATCGGAAACGTTCGAACAATTTCGTTACTCCGAGTGCTCCGCCTTTGAGCGAGATACAGAACACCAATTCGAAGTGTAGCACAGCTATAGAGGGACATGCGGAAGGGCAAAACAAGCGGTCAAGGCACTGA
- the LOC128301956 gene encoding THUMP domain-containing protein 1 homolog, whose amino-acid sequence MSEAKKIKLNSSGMDHRNRNRKMGKRNYYAKANDHGTGDAMRDRNMKPGHRGFLVTCNGHVRDCVRDSYRILNAYADELYGPSDKTASEDGENQQQTDAASDEEDISIKLQKEAEAVGKPNNKTFRFQNVESGAMNCLFIQTSLPDPNELTSKLMKDLNDTKQHKSRFILRMLPIQAVCRANLKDIIDVVGKLSDRYFLKEPKTFAILFNRRLNNDLSRDDVIRELAELIAAKNAGNKANLKNPDLAVIVEVIKGLCCIGILPEYYQLRKYNLVELVLSQNPNKAPPLEEVKVTNNLEEDTTQTHQPDEQSVIVEKNTSLPEEVAE is encoded by the coding sequence ATGTCTGAggcaaagaaaataaagctGAATTCGTCTGGAATGGATCACCGCAACAGGAACAGAAAGATGGGTAAGCGGAATTATTACGCCAAGGCGAACGATCACGGTACAGGTGACGCAATGAGAGATCGCAACATGAAACCGGGCCATCGTGGGTTTCTGGTAACATGCAACGGGCATGTCCGCGATTGTGTCCGTGATAGTTATCGCATCTTGAATGCTTATGCAGACGAGCTGTATGGTCCATCAGACAAAACCGCTTCGGAGGATGGTGAGAATCAGCAACAAACCGATGCAGCAAGCGATGAAGAAGACATTTCGATTAAGCTGCAGAAAGAGGCAGAGGCGGTCGGTAAACCGAACAACAAAACTTTCCGCTTCCAGAACGTAGAGAGCGGAGCCATGAATTGTCTCTTTATTCAGACATCTTTACCGGATCCGAACGAACTGACGAGCAAGCTTATGAAGGATTTGAATGATACTAAACAACACAAATCTCGCTTCATACTTCGAATGTTGCCGATCCAAGCGGTATGCCGTGCCAACCTTAAGGATATAATCGACGTTGTTGGCAAGCTAAGCGACCGGTACTTTCTGAAGGAGCCGAAAACATTTGCGATCTTATTTAATCGTCGGCTTAATAATGATCTTTCCCGAGACGATGTGATCCGCGAACTCGCCGAACTTATCGCAGCCAAGAATGCAGGCAACAAGGCGAACCTTAAAAACCCGGATTTAGCGGTGATCGTCGAAGTGATCAAGGGCCTGTGTTGCATCGGAATCCTGCCCGAATACTACCAGCTGCGGAAGTACAATCTGGTTGAACTGGTTCTCTCACAGAATCCAAATAAGGCGCCGCCATTAGAAGAGGTCAAAGTGACTAATAATTTGGAAGAAGATACTACACAGACACATCAACCAGATGAACAGAGTGTAATagtggaaaaaaatacaagcTTGCCGGAAGAAGTAGCCGAGTAA
- the LOC128300158 gene encoding spliceosome-associated protein CWC27 homolog, producing MSNIYIQEPPTAGKVLLKTTVGDIDIELWSKECPLACRNFIQLCLEGYYNGTIFHRVVKGFIVQGGDPNGDGTGGESVYGHPFKDEFHSRLRYVRRGLVGMANSGKNDNTSQFFFTLGPTPELQNQNTIFGKVAGDTIYNMLKLEEGEVYENERPHFEHRIIRTDVLSNPFEDIVPRRLAAGDKSKQDGEKKKKKEKGVKNFGLLSFGDEAEEEELETKVYVQKIAPGRGKSSHDVLDDPNLSKQTSITSESEMKKRRNSVDSSQEDSSSDGQQESGDRGSSSKRSLNHDVNSIREKLKHKLDDPKRSRNPIPDPAGQESDSDSDYGLGSDRKKAKQEQAEKIRQEINQLKRDFHSDKRAKDKHKVSEQKKASKKAPRNEVMNEVLRVQEEYSQKTKQLPKKGSSRENFTMELLQKFKTKLHSAHERDTETPNGGNASAELDEEEDIRGDNWLAHRLEFERKDPILAKDAATKDDDWYDVYDPRNPLNKRKRGEKIDRSQKPRK from the exons ATGAGCAACATTTACATCCAAGAACCACCAACGGCGGGGAAG GTTTTGCTGAAAACAACAGTAGGCGATATCGATATAGAACTTTGGTCAAAGGAATGTCCATTGGCTTGCCGAAACTTTATTCAACTGTGCCTGGAAGGATACTACAACGGGACAATATTCCATCGGGTCGTGAAAGGCTTTATCGTACAGGGAGGAGATCCAAATGGAGATGGCACTGGAGGTGAATCAGTGTACGGACATCCGTTCAAAGATGAGTTCCATTCCCGTTTACGCTATGTTCGGCGGGGACTCGTTGGTATGGCAAATTCTGGCAAAAATGATAACACTTCACAGTTCTTCTTCACCTTGGGACCCACACCGGAACTGCAGAATCAGAACACGATCTTCGGGAAGGTGGCGGGCGACACCATATACAACATGCTAAAGTTGGAGGAAGGCGAAGTGTATGAAAATGAACGACCTCACTTTGAGCATCGTATCATTCGTACCGATGTGCTCAGCAACCCATTCGAGGACATTGTGCCGCGGCGGCTGGCCGCGGGTGATAAATCGAAACAGGATGgtgagaaaaagaagaaaaaggagaaaggaGTAAAAAACTTTGGTCTTCTATCGTTCGGTGATGAGGCGGAGGAGGAAGAGCTAGAAACCAAAGTGTACGTGCAAAAGATAGCACCAGGACGTGGAAAGTCTTCACACGATGTATTAGATGATCCCAATCTGAGCAAGCAAACCAGTATTACTTCGGAAAGCGAAATGAAAAAGCGACGAAATTCCGTCGACAGTAGCCAAGAAGATTCTTCATCTGACGGTCAGCAAGAGTCTGGTGATCGTGGCTCTTCATCGAAGCGATCTCTTAACCATGATGTGAATAGCATTCGCGAAAAATTGAAGCATAAACTTGACGATCCTAAGCGGAGTAGAAATCCAATACCGGACCCAGCTGGTCAGGAATCTGATTCGGACTCCGATTATGGATTAGGTAGCGAccggaagaaagcaaaacaagagCAGGCGGAAAAAATCCGACAGGAAATAAACCAACTCAAGCGCGACTTTCATTCGGATAAACGCGCCAAGGACAAGCACAAGGTTAGCGAACAGAAGAAAGCATCTAAAAAGGCACCCCGAAATGAAGTGATGAATGAGGTGCTGAGGGTGCAGGAAGAATACTCACAGAAAACCAAACAGCTTCCCAAGAAAGGTAGTTCGAGAGAAAACTTTACCATGGAGCTGTTGCAAAAGTTTAAAACTAAGCTCCATTCCGCTCACGAACGGGATACGGAAACACCGAACGGCGGGAACGCATCAGCTGAACTCGACGAAGAGGAAGACATCCGCGGAGACAATTGGCTAGCTCATCGGTTGGAGTTTGAGAGGAAGGATCCAATATTGGCAAAGGATGCTGCAACAAAAGACGACGACTGGTACGACGTGTACGATCCGCGCAATCCTCTTAACAAACGAAAGCGCGGAGAGAAAATAGATCGTTCTCAGAAACcacgaaaataa
- the LOC128300159 gene encoding E3 ubiquitin-protein ligase HACE1-like, whose amino-acid sequence MSGHTTDTLGVSNDSETPETSTVGDQKEVDSISSCTRQGAETETNPTIDAPKTSLSFSPSYAQDGPESDSCSSTRNKLKVRKDHRTETRPAPYLKVRPSALFTSRFLEAVSYNNADKVKDMILQGMSPNTFECYFNRSALHIACSRGYRDVVRVLLENSANPNIRDKNLSTPLHLAVSTESVEVVQMLLDYGTNVLLRDSNGMLALDFSIGKLRLSERIISKMQTLSQTDIHKHREKTVDICERIFSVFKRQIRNLDVQSHGIDQQKLEEMLKDFSEKLDTVRQRNIDTLVDQIINLKVKNEIDSDVNSLLSRLKTFTL is encoded by the coding sequence ATGAGTGGTCATACAACCGACACGTTGGGTGTTTCGAACGATTCAGAAACACCAGAAACTTCTACGGTCGGCGATCAAAAAGAGGTGGATTCGATCAGCAGTTGCACTAGACAAGGTGccgaaacagaaacaaatccCACCATAGATGCCCCGAAAACATCACTTTCATTTAGCCCTTCCTATGCTCAAGACGGGCCGGAAAGCGATTCGTGTTCCTCCACACGTAATAAGCTGAAAGTTCGCAAGGACCATCGTACGGAAACTCGCCCGGCACCGTACCTCAAAGTACGACCGTCAGCATTGTTTACATCTCGTTTTTTAGAAGCTGTCTCGTACAATAACGCTGATAAGGTGAAGGATATGATACTGCAAGGAATGTCGCCAAACACGTTCGAATGCTATTTCAATCGTTCGGCGTTGCATATTGCCTGCAGCAGAGGTTACCGGGACGTCGTTCGAGTTTTGCTCGAGAACTCTGCCAATCCAAACATACGGGATAAGAATTTGAGCACACCGCTGCATTTAGCGGTTAGCACGGAAAGCGTAGAGGTGGTACAGATGTTGCTCGACTATGGCACCAACGTATTGCTGCGGGATTCAAACGGAATGCTGGCGTTGGACTTTTCAATCGGTAAATTGCGCCTCTCGGAGCGTATCATCTCTAAAATGCAAACGCTAAGCCAAACGGACATACATAAGCATCGGGAAAAGACGGTGGACATATGCGAAAGaatcttttctgttttcaagCGGCAGATTAGGAATCTCGATGTGCAGAGTCACGGCATAGATCAGCAAAAGCTGGAAGAAATGTTGAAAGATTTCTCCGAAAAGCTAGATACAGTACGTCAACGGAATATCGATACACTCGTTGACCAAATCATCAACTTGAAggtaaaaaatgaaatagataGCGACGTCAATTCCCTACTATCAAGGCTGAAAACGTTTACCCTGTAG
- the LOC128300160 gene encoding uncharacterized HIT-like protein Synpcc7942_1390, which produces MIAATVRPFVTRTLQSVCHMVRFHSQDSAASPNSPKPGVKHPDTIFDKIIKKEIPADVIYEDEKCIAFNDVSPQAPVHFLVVPKEKIDKLENSTVDQVELLGHLTHVAGQLGKSKAPKGFRLVINNGDNGCQTVYHIHLHVIGGRQLGWPPG; this is translated from the exons ATGATAGCAGCTACAGTCCGTCCGTTTGTGACCCGGACACTGCAGTCCGTTTGTCACATGGTGAGATTTCACAGTCAAGATAGCGCTGCTTCACCAAATTCACCCAAACCGGGTGTAAAACATCCGGACACGATATTCGATAAGATTATCAAGAAAGAAATACCTGCAGATGTAATCTACGAGGACGAGAAATGCATCGCCTTCAATGATGTTTCGCCGCAAGCTCCGGTTCATTTTCTCGTGGTTCCGAAGGAAAAAATTGATAAGCTAGAAAACAGTACAGTCGACCAGGTGGAG TTACTAGGACATCTAACGCATGTTGCTGGTCAGTTGGGTAAATCGAAGGCTCCCAAAGGATTCCGGTTAGTTATCAATAATGGTGATAACGGATGCCAAACGGTGTACCATATACACCTTCATGTAATCGGTGGTCGTCAACTCGGCTGGCCGCCAGGATGA
- the LOC128302133 gene encoding protein CLP1 homolog, whose product MSDDKTIPKTDYKLEADSELRFEIENKNEKVSVVLLNGQAELFGTELVVKKPYEFVTGAKVAIFTYHGCTIELRGKPDVVYVAKETPMVMYLNANSALEHLRKKAEQEDAQGPIVMVVGPTDVGKTTLCRIFLNYAVRLGRRPIFVDLDVGQGAIAIPGTIGALLVERPAPVAEGFSQQAPLVYHYGHSSPSSNSTFYDVLISKLAETTLERLQANKKAKSSGMIINTCGWVKGSGYSHILHTVEAFEVSAIFVLDQERLYNELLRDAKENVQVILLPKSGGVVERTKSQRTEARDQRIREYFYGSKMPFFPHSFDVKFSDIKIFKVGSPPLPDSCLPLGMKAEDNYTKLVAVLPGPQLLHHILAVSFAESTEENVIQTNVAGFICVTNVNMEKQILTVLSPQPRPLPQTILLVSDLQFMDSH is encoded by the exons ATGTCGGACGATAAAACGATTCCAAAGACAGATTACAAGCTTGAGGCTGACTCCGAGCTACGGTTTGagatagaaaataaaaacgaaaaagtgtCCGTTGTG CTTCTCAATGGACAAGCGGAACTTTTCGGCACGGAACTAGTCGTGAAAAAGCCGTATGAATTCGTCACCGGCGCGAAGGTTGCTATTTTCACCTACCATGGTTGTACGATCGAGTTACGGGGCAAACCAGACGTGGTGTACGTGGCGAAAGAAACGCCTATGGTCATGTACTTGAATGCGAATTCGGCTTTGGAGCATCTGCGGAAGAAAGCCGAGCAGGAGGATGCACAAGGTCCAATCGTGATGGTGGTGGGTCCGACGGACGTAGGAAAAACCACCCTTTGCCGCATATTCCTGAACTATGCGGTGCGCCTTGGCAGGCGTCCAATCTTTGTAGACTTAGATGTTGGCCAGGGAGCTATCGCTATACCTGGCACGATTGGCGCCTTGCTCGTGGAGCGTCCAGCACCGGTAGCGGAAGGTTTCTCCCAACAGGCCCCACTTGTGTACCATTACGGTCACAGCTCACCGTCATCTAACAGCACGTTTTACGATGTGCTAATTTCGAAACTGGCCGAAACTACGTTAGAACGCTtgcaggcaaacaaaaaagcaaaatcgTCCGGCATGATCATCAACACCTGCGGATGGGTTAAAGGGTCCGGCTACTCGCACATACTGCACACCGTGGAAGCTTTCGAAGTGAGCGCCATATTTGTGCTGGATCAGGAACGGCTGTACAACGAATTGTTGCGCGATGCGAAGGAAAACGTGCAGGTGATACTTCTGCCGAAAAGTGGCGGAGTTGTGGAGCGTACCAAATCGCAACGCACCGAGGCAAGAGATCAGCGTATTAGAGAATACTTTTACGGCTCGAAAATGCCTTTCTTCCCGCACAGCTTTGACGTGAAGTTTTCGgacataaaaatattcaaagtAGGATCGCCACCGTTACCGGATTCGTGCTTACCGTTGGGTATGAAAGCGGAAGACAATTATACAAAGCTTGTAGCCGTCCTGCCGGGTCCTCAACTATTGCATCACATACTGGCGGTTAGTTTTGCCGAAAGTACCGAAGAAAACGTGATACAGACGAACGTGGCCGGTTTTATCTGCGTTACAAATGTCAATATGGAGAAACAAATTCTGACGGTGCTGTCCCCACAACCGCGACCATTGCCTCAAACAATACTTCTCGTTTCCGATCTTCAGTTCATGGATAGTCATTAA
- the LOC128302134 gene encoding N-acetylneuraminate lyase A-like, translated as MKTFNFTGLMAPVFTPYLNGNETLNIGAIEPYVELLKAKHVKGVLVNGTSGEGMLLNTEERILVAEAWQRACKKHGITVMVQIGGAPYPDVVQLARHAAQIDVDAVLCLPELYFKPKSSEQLVAYLKGIAKHCPAIPFFYYHIPMFTDVNVHMPTFLDDAEKEISNFRGIKYTSGDLDQGSACLKVGRTIFLGADSIVCGAVAAGFDSFIMTTLNICPELALEIITDVNRGAVKDARDKQRQLNAHIATILKHGDWVSAMKKAFREKFPSIAVGSTRPPLNM; from the exons ATGAAAACGTTTAACTTTACGGGACTAATGGCACCGGTATTTACACCGTACCTAAACGGCAA TGAAACGCTCAATATCGGTGCTATTGAACCGTACGTGGAACTACTGAAAGCCAAGCATGTGAAGGGTGTGCTCGTAAATGGAACGTCGGGCGAAGGTATGCTGTTGAACACCGAAGAACGTATTCTTGTGGCAGAGGCTTGGCAAAGGGCCTGCAAAAAACATGGCATCACTGTCATGGTTCAGATTGGTGGTGCACCATACCCGGATGTTGTACAGCTAGCACGCCATGCCGCACAGATAGACGTGGACGCGGTACTGTGCCTTCCCGAGCTTTATTTTAAGCCTAAATCTTCTGAGCAGCTTGTGGCCTATCTGAAAGGTATAGCGAAGCATTGCCCTGCAATACCTTTTTTCTATTATCACATCCCGATGTTTACTGACGTGAATG TTCACATGCCAACGTTTTTGGATGATGCAGAGAAGGAGATATCGAATTTCCGAGGAATTAAATACACCAGTGGAGATCTCGATCAGGGAAGCGCATGTTTGAAGGTAGGACGTACCATATTTCTTGGCGCAGACTCCATAGTGTGCGGTGCAGTAGCTGCCGGATTCGATAGTTTCATTATGACGACGCTTAACATTTGTCCAGAACTTGCATTGGAAATCATCACCGATGTGAATCGTGGAGCGGTAAAGGATGCTAGAGATAAGCAGCGCCAGTTAAATGCGCACATTGCTACAATATTAAAGCATGGAGACTGGGTATCAGCAATGAAAAAAGCTTTTCGGGAAAAGTTTCCTTCCATAGCGGTTGGTAGCACTCGACCACCACTGAACATGTAA